A single window of Usitatibacter rugosus DNA harbors:
- a CDS encoding carbohydrate ABC transporter permease, with protein MLSFFTRKRGGIRADWTDWLTYGYLGLGAIVMLAPVLWVVISSFKGEGNLTEFPPTLLPKSFESVKVPGYPRPLTLFRVTREDGSVVTLAQVRRVGIEAVMVDPAHPETGRITVPADRAEPIRQYHLATENYTQLLDSAGSRIGSSIYNTFFITVMATVITLVMNSMAAFALSIYRFPGSNVALLIILATLMIPATVVLVPIYLIVSELGLTNNPWGVILPVISTPTGVFLLRQYMLTLPTELIEAARMDHASEWRIYWKLVVPLSTPALAVVAIFSIMSRWNEFLLPLIILTEPHAQTLQIALAGYTDENGIHYGMLLAMTTLTALPLALAFIFLQRYITTGIASTGIK; from the coding sequence ATGCTTAGCTTCTTCACGCGCAAGCGCGGCGGCATCCGTGCGGATTGGACCGACTGGCTCACGTACGGCTACCTGGGCCTGGGCGCGATCGTCATGCTGGCCCCGGTGCTGTGGGTGGTGATCTCGTCGTTCAAGGGCGAGGGCAACCTCACGGAATTCCCGCCCACGCTGCTGCCGAAATCGTTCGAGTCGGTGAAGGTCCCCGGCTATCCCCGGCCGCTGACCCTCTTCCGCGTGACGCGCGAAGACGGCAGCGTGGTGACGCTGGCGCAGGTCCGGCGCGTCGGCATCGAGGCGGTGATGGTCGACCCGGCTCATCCCGAAACCGGACGCATCACGGTGCCCGCGGACCGCGCCGAGCCGATCCGCCAGTACCACCTCGCCACCGAGAATTACACGCAGCTCCTCGATTCCGCGGGAAGCCGCATCGGGTCGTCCATCTACAACACGTTCTTCATCACCGTGATGGCCACGGTCATCACGCTGGTGATGAACTCCATGGCGGCCTTCGCGCTGTCGATCTACCGCTTCCCGGGCAGCAACGTGGCGCTGCTGATCATTCTTGCGACGCTCATGATCCCGGCGACGGTGGTCCTGGTGCCGATCTACCTCATCGTCTCCGAGCTCGGCCTCACCAACAATCCGTGGGGCGTGATCCTGCCGGTGATCTCCACGCCCACCGGGGTCTTCCTGCTGCGCCAGTACATGCTGACGCTGCCCACGGAGCTGATCGAGGCCGCGCGCATGGACCACGCGAGCGAGTGGCGCATCTATTGGAAGCTCGTGGTGCCGCTGTCCACGCCGGCGCTCGCCGTGGTGGCGATCTTCTCGATCATGTCGCGCTGGAACGAGTTCCTGCTGCCGCTCATCATCCTCACCGAGCCGCACGCCCAGACGCTGCAGATCGCGCTCGCCGGCTACACGGACGAGAACGGCATCCACTACGGCATGCTGCTCGCGATGACGACGTTGACCGCGCTGCCGCTGGCGCTCGCGTTCATCTTCCTTCAGCGCTACATCACCACCGGCATCGCCTCGACGGGGATCAAATGA
- the xylB gene encoding xylulokinase, with amino-acid sequence MITIGIDIGTSSAKVALVGDDDRVIATASRSLEVSRPQPGFSEQDPQLWWNAVLECLDELKAAHGSELAQAEAIGLSGQMHGATLLDEKGEVLRPCILWNDGRSAAQCEQLTREWRGLRKVTGNLAMPGFTAPKLMWVREHEPEVFAKVATVLLPKAYVRYRLCGALVEEMSDASGTLWLDVGKRDWSDRALAASGMTRSQMPKLVEGNAVSGELSAELTQRWGFRRPPVIAGGAGDNAAGAVGLGAVHAGDAFVSLGTSGVLWATTAAFAPAPARAVHAFCHAVPNTWHQMGVLLSAAASLAWWAEVTGRTESFLLGELDPNRAASRCWFAPYLNGERTPHNDAAVRAGFAGLDGSCTRTDMTLAVLEGVAYAMRDAQQALASAGTTLTEADVIGGGARSPLWSQLMADVLGVPLHQVAESEIGCALGAARLARLANSAPLESLQRPKRVRTFEPRAERSALHAVRHRHWQGLYPALSTWSQAAG; translated from the coding sequence GTGATCACGATCGGCATCGACATCGGCACCTCGAGCGCCAAGGTGGCGCTGGTGGGCGACGACGACCGCGTGATCGCCACCGCAAGCCGCTCGCTCGAAGTGAGCCGGCCGCAGCCCGGCTTCAGCGAGCAGGATCCGCAGCTCTGGTGGAACGCCGTGCTGGAGTGCCTGGACGAATTGAAGGCCGCGCACGGCTCCGAGCTCGCGCAAGCGGAGGCGATCGGCCTCTCGGGCCAGATGCACGGCGCCACGCTGCTCGATGAGAAGGGCGAGGTGCTGCGGCCCTGCATCCTCTGGAACGACGGGCGGAGCGCCGCGCAGTGCGAGCAGCTCACGCGCGAGTGGCGCGGGCTTCGCAAGGTGACGGGCAACCTCGCCATGCCCGGTTTCACGGCGCCCAAGCTGATGTGGGTGCGCGAGCACGAGCCGGAAGTGTTCGCGAAGGTCGCCACGGTGCTGCTGCCCAAGGCCTACGTGCGCTATCGGCTTTGCGGTGCGCTGGTCGAGGAGATGTCCGATGCCTCGGGCACGCTCTGGCTGGATGTCGGCAAGCGCGACTGGTCCGATCGAGCGCTCGCCGCATCCGGCATGACGCGCTCCCAGATGCCTAAGCTGGTGGAAGGCAACGCCGTGTCGGGCGAGCTCTCGGCCGAGCTCACCCAGCGCTGGGGCTTCCGCAGGCCGCCGGTGATCGCGGGCGGAGCGGGGGACAACGCCGCCGGGGCCGTCGGGCTCGGAGCTGTCCACGCCGGCGATGCGTTCGTCTCGCTCGGCACGTCCGGCGTGCTCTGGGCAACCACGGCGGCCTTCGCCCCGGCGCCCGCCCGTGCGGTGCACGCGTTCTGCCATGCCGTCCCGAATACGTGGCACCAGATGGGTGTCCTGCTGTCCGCCGCGGCCAGCCTCGCGTGGTGGGCCGAGGTCACGGGGCGCACCGAGTCGTTCCTGCTGGGCGAGCTCGATCCGAATCGCGCCGCGTCACGCTGCTGGTTCGCGCCGTACCTGAACGGCGAGCGCACGCCGCACAACGACGCCGCGGTACGCGCGGGTTTCGCGGGCCTGGACGGAAGCTGCACCCGCACCGACATGACGCTGGCCGTGCTCGAAGGCGTGGCCTACGCGATGCGCGATGCGCAGCAGGCCCTGGCGAGCGCCGGCACGACGCTCACGGAAGCCGACGTGATCGGAGGCGGGGCCCGCTCGCCGCTCTGGTCGCAGCTAATGGCCGACGTGCTCGGCGTCCCGCTCCACCAGGTGGCCGAGAGCGAGATCGGGTGTGCTCTCGGTGCTGCGCGCCTCGCACGTCTCGCCAACAGCGCACCGCTGGAAAGCCTGCAACGTCCGAAGCGCGTTCGCACGTTCGAGCCGCGCGCGGAACGCTCGGCGCTGCATGCCGTGCGCCATCGCCACTGGCAGGGCCTCTATCCGGCGCTCTCCACATGGTCACAGGCGGCGGGCTGA
- a CDS encoding carbohydrate ABC transporter permease: MAPGLEDRAKAVLGAVAAVPARALEPAMVFLQRVLGMKRLPWVFLAPNLIIIAVFSLLPVLVNVVYSMTGGESLYPTQRHFVGLFNYETLLACDNYLDPSTCTRDLFWRAVRNSMWFVPLQVTIMIGVALATAIALNRRIRARGFFRGIFFFPVMLSPVVVAMTWVWLLQRDGALNGLLAGAGMPAVSWLTEPSRAFKWSIFVTVWAHMGFYMVILLAGLQSIPADLYEAAKMDRASPWRVFTRITLPLLKPVLLVVFILAVIRAVQTFDEIYVLTGGGPGSATKMIVHYIYETGFAVMPRNYGLAAAASLLLGLVLFGFTALQMRLSRGGRDA, encoded by the coding sequence ATGGCCCCGGGACTCGAGGATCGGGCAAAGGCAGTCCTGGGCGCGGTGGCGGCGGTCCCGGCGCGCGCGCTCGAGCCCGCGATGGTCTTCCTGCAGCGCGTGCTCGGGATGAAGCGCCTGCCGTGGGTGTTCCTCGCACCCAACCTCATCATCATCGCCGTGTTCTCGCTGTTGCCGGTGCTGGTGAACGTCGTCTACTCGATGACGGGCGGGGAGAGCCTCTACCCGACGCAGCGCCACTTCGTGGGCCTCTTCAACTACGAGACGCTGCTCGCCTGCGACAACTACCTCGATCCGTCCACCTGCACGCGCGACCTCTTCTGGCGGGCGGTGAGGAACTCGATGTGGTTCGTGCCGCTGCAGGTGACGATCATGATCGGCGTGGCGCTCGCCACCGCGATCGCGTTGAATCGCCGCATCCGCGCGCGCGGCTTCTTCCGCGGCATCTTCTTCTTCCCGGTGATGCTCTCGCCGGTCGTGGTGGCGATGACGTGGGTGTGGCTGCTGCAGCGCGACGGCGCGCTGAACGGGCTGCTCGCGGGGGCGGGAATGCCTGCGGTGAGCTGGCTCACCGAGCCGTCGCGTGCTTTTAAGTGGTCGATCTTCGTCACCGTGTGGGCTCACATGGGCTTCTATATGGTGATCCTGCTGGCGGGGCTGCAAAGCATCCCGGCCGATCTCTACGAGGCCGCGAAGATGGACCGCGCCTCGCCGTGGCGGGTGTTCACGCGGATCACGCTGCCGCTGCTGAAGCCCGTGCTGCTGGTGGTGTTCATCCTCGCGGTGATCCGTGCCGTGCAGACCTTCGACGAGATCTACGTGCTCACCGGCGGCGGGCCGGGCTCGGCCACGAAGATGATCGTCCACTACATCTACGAGACGGGCTTCGCGGTGATGCCGCGCAACTACGGGCTGGCGGCGGCCGCGTCGCTGCTGCTGGGATTGGTCCTCTTCGGGTTCACCGCGCTGCAGATGCGCCTGTCGCGGGGAGGGCGAGATGCTTAG
- a CDS encoding ABC transporter ATP-binding protein, with the protein MASLTLENVTKAFGTAEVIAGANLEIADGEFVVFVGPSGCGKSTLLRLIAGLEETSGGDIRIDGQSVVRTAAADRGVAMVFQSYALYPHMTVRENLSFGLENMRMKKDEIARRVDHAAKLLQIDALLERKPRQLSGGQRQRVAIGRAITRDPKIFLFDEPLSNLDAELRVMMRLEISKLHDRIKNTMIYVTHDQVEAMTMADRIVVLRAGHIEQVGAPLDLYNRPRNKFVAGFIGSPRMNFVNARVLSVNDAEFELECPGLGKLRLPRSGLALTAGQDLVFGLRPEDMVVVQGADNAWTLAVDVIEQHGSNTYVHCSPQLSGGVLLHLPGQSTLAAGDVVHVRPAPGRWHLFGADELRIVAGGTAS; encoded by the coding sequence GTGGCGAGCCTGACCCTCGAGAACGTCACCAAGGCTTTCGGCACGGCGGAAGTCATCGCCGGGGCGAACCTCGAGATCGCGGACGGCGAGTTCGTGGTCTTCGTGGGGCCGTCGGGCTGCGGCAAGTCCACGCTGCTGCGTTTGATCGCGGGTCTCGAAGAGACGAGCGGCGGCGACATCCGCATCGACGGGCAAAGCGTGGTGCGTACGGCCGCAGCCGATCGCGGCGTCGCGATGGTGTTCCAGTCCTATGCGCTCTATCCGCACATGACGGTGCGCGAGAACCTCTCGTTCGGACTCGAGAACATGCGCATGAAGAAGGACGAGATCGCCAGGCGCGTGGACCACGCGGCGAAGCTGCTGCAGATCGACGCGCTGCTGGAGCGCAAGCCCCGCCAGCTTTCCGGCGGCCAGCGCCAGCGGGTGGCGATCGGCAGGGCCATCACGCGCGACCCGAAGATCTTCCTCTTCGACGAGCCGCTGTCGAATCTCGACGCGGAGCTGCGCGTGATGATGCGCCTGGAGATCTCGAAGCTCCACGACCGCATCAAGAACACGATGATCTACGTCACCCACGACCAGGTGGAGGCCATGACCATGGCCGACCGCATCGTGGTGCTGCGCGCGGGGCACATCGAGCAGGTCGGTGCTCCGCTCGATCTCTACAACCGCCCGCGCAACAAGTTCGTGGCCGGCTTCATCGGCTCTCCGCGCATGAACTTCGTGAACGCCCGCGTGCTGTCGGTGAACGACGCGGAGTTCGAGCTCGAGTGCCCCGGCCTGGGAAAGCTCCGGCTGCCCCGGTCGGGCCTCGCGCTCACTGCGGGGCAGGACCTCGTCTTCGGCCTGCGACCCGAGGACATGGTGGTGGTGCAGGGCGCCGACAACGCGTGGACGCTCGCCGTGGACGTGATCGAGCAGCACGGCTCGAACACCTACGTGCACTGCAGCCCGCAGCTGAGTGGCGGCGTGCTGCTGCACCTGCCGGGCCAGAGCACGCTGGCCGCCGGGGACGTGGTGCATGTCCGCCCGGCGCCGGGACGCTGGCACCTCTTCGGCGCGGACGAGCTGCGCATCGTCGCCGGGGGAACCGCCTCGTGA